A window of Gasterosteus aculeatus chromosome 9, fGasAcu3.hap1.1, whole genome shotgun sequence contains these coding sequences:
- the LOC120825838 gene encoding fibroblast growth factor-binding protein 1: MKAMCEIPESQKKQLYARQPSEFTTRTHYLLRENMLLLRTVAPWMLLVFLGQQVSLSCGTRYTKGVQMSGYMPAASGRGKFLATDKMLCSWGTEDVGDTVRLSVRCKDQKTRVKGAVADLECQYNAKPQSCPGYRSDARGFWKQVARALKKLRGKVCKDGRALVRAGMCKRAPRDAHFKLDVPSPVASVEAADQEDREPLPTRSVSAAPTACGARADHWETAEEKCGSAWASVCNFLLSIVQRDEC, encoded by the exons ATGAAAGCCATGTGCGAGATCCCGGAGAGCCAAAAGAAGCAGCTTTACGCACGGCAACCCTCGGAGTTTACG aCCAGAACACATTATCTGTTAAGAGAGaacatgctgctgctgaggactGTCGCGCCCTGGATGCTGCTGGTCTTCCTCGGACAGCAGGTCTCTCTGTCCTGCGGCACGCGCTATACGAAGGGAGTGCAGATGAGTGGGTACATGCCCGCCGCGAGCGGCCGGGGAAAGTTCCTCGCCACGGACAAGATGCTCTGCTCGTGGGGGACGGAAGACGTCGGGGACACCGTCAGGCTCTCTGTGAGATGCAAGGACCAGAAGACGCGCGTCAAAGGCGCAGTCGCCGATCTGGAGTGCCAATACAACGCCAAACCGCAGAGCTGCCCGGGCTACCGGTCCGACGCCAGGGGCTTCTGGAAACAGGTGGCCCGCGCGCTCAAAAAGTTGCGGGGCAAGGTGTGCAAGGACGGCCGCGCGCTGGTGAGGGCCGGCATGTGCAAGCGCGCGCCTCGCGACGCGCACTTCAAGCTGGACGTCCCCAGCCCCGTCGCCTCCGTGGAGGCCGCGGACCAGGAGGATCGCGAGCCGCTGCCCACTCGCTCCGTCTCCGCCGCACCGACGGCCTGCGGCGCGCGCGCGGACCACTGGGAAACGGCTGAAGAGAAGTGCGGAAGCGCGTGGGCCAGCGTGTGCAACTTCCTCCTGTCCATCGTGCAAAGGGACGAATGTTGA
- the fgfbp2b gene encoding fibroblast growth factor-binding protein 2b produces MTSSLTVGLLFLAAAVCASSAQTNNSSNDNRQQQQRSVWDEPIRFSTKTKDSCTMVVSAAGDYTRLRVSCKGPSQGQTPARSYYCDFQGKPNSCRAYNLNPRHYFTQTMWDMRKLSHACQGPKVYRPAMCKKYPDEAQMTFLSSWPKTAGSKPSKTAQEAGKPVVPAKNKPATTPKSVKPQPVKPQPGKGPQTKRTTPKPVKTTTSATEQPDSEASRVASEYCWESFHGVCTYFIGWFQN; encoded by the coding sequence ATGACATCCAGTTTGACAGTGGGGCTGCTGTTTctggcagcagctgtgtgtgcgtcGAGCGCTCagaccaacaacagcagcaatgacaaccgacagcagcagcaacgcAGCGTCTGGGACGAGCCCATCAGATTCAGCACCAAAACCAAAGACTCCTGCACCATGGTGGTGTCTGCAGCCGGGGACTATACTCGCCTGCGTGTCTCCTGCAAAGGTCCGAGCCAGGGCCAGACGCCGGCACGCTCCTACTACTGCGACTTCCAGGGCAAGCCCAACTCGTGCCGCGCCTACAACCTCAACCCTCGCCACTACTTCACCCAGACGATGTGGGACATGAGGAAGCTGAGCCACGCCTGCCAGGGACCCAAAGTCTACCGCCCAGCCATGTGCAAGAAGTACCCAGACGAGGCCCAGAtgaccttcctctcctcctggcCCAAGACCGCCGGCTCCAAGCCCTCTAAGACCGCCCAGGAGGCCGGCAAGCCGGTCGTGCCGGCCAAGAACAAGCCCGCCACCACGCCCAAATCCGTCAAGCCCCAGCCGGTCAAGCCCCAGCCAGGCAAGGGCCCCCAGACCAAGAGAACTACCCCCAAGCCTGTGAAGACCACTACGAGTGCCACGGAGCAGCCGGACTCCGAAGCCTCCCGCGTCGCCTCCGAGTACTGCTGGGAGAGCTTCCACGGCGTCTGCACCTACTTCATCGGCTGGTTCCAGAACTGA